The following are encoded in a window of Deltaproteobacteria bacterium genomic DNA:
- a CDS encoding copper-translocating P-type ATPase — protein sequence MPLSNIQIPITGMSCANCAANIERNLKKTPGVKEANVNFASERASIAFDPQDVRVEDLLRKIEETGYGVPKAKVEFTVTGMTCANCAMTIERTLRKKVPGVVAASVNFASERASVEYLPGLTDIEQMIQAVEKAGYGAIRPLEGDEEGAEDLELAARRAEIRNQTRKFAVGLAFTTPLFALSMGRDFGLLGTWSHAPWVNWLFFILATPVQFYTGLDYYRGGWKSLKNKSANMDVLVAMGSSVAYFYSLALLLLPLLGKHVYFETSAVIITLIKLGKMLESRTKGRTGGAIRKLMDLRPKTATILQNGTEKEIPLARVKVGDELIVRPGESIPVDGEILEGESSVDESMLTGEPLPVDKKPGDTVTGGTLNGEGRLRMRATRVGKDTALANIIRLVQEAQGSKAPIQALADRVAAVFVPSVIGAAFLTFLLWWVIGGEFVHAMIRLVAVLVIACPCALGLATPTAIMAGTGKGAERGILFKNSEALETATRLDTIVLDKTGTITQGKPSVADLVVLGNSIRDEEELLKIGASAERGSEHPLGRAVVEEAMNRRLSLLEPKDFKAFRGSGVKALIDGKEVLIGKPGWFKEMGLDIDPAMESIRRLQGQGKTVMLISLEETPVGLIALSDNPKPESADAVEDLHRLGLTTVMLTGDNEQTAKTIASRVRVDEVVAEVRPEDKAAKIKDLQGRGKRVGMVGDGLNDAPALAQADVGFAIGTGTDVAIESGDVILASGSLKGIPKAIHLSRATMRTIRQNLFWAFFYNIILIPVAAGALYPLAFLPRFLRELHPILAALAMAVSSITVVSNSLRLYRGR from the coding sequence ATGCCCTTATCGAACATCCAGATTCCTATCACAGGGATGTCCTGCGCCAATTGCGCAGCTAATATCGAGCGTAATTTAAAGAAGACGCCCGGGGTAAAGGAAGCGAATGTAAATTTCGCATCCGAGCGGGCATCTATCGCCTTCGATCCCCAAGACGTTCGGGTCGAGGACCTCCTCCGTAAAATCGAGGAAACCGGTTACGGAGTCCCCAAGGCCAAGGTTGAATTCACGGTGACGGGCATGACCTGCGCCAACTGCGCCATGACCATCGAGCGGACCCTCAGGAAAAAAGTCCCAGGCGTGGTAGCTGCCTCGGTCAATTTCGCATCCGAGCGGGCCAGCGTGGAATACCTGCCGGGGCTGACGGATATCGAGCAAATGATCCAGGCCGTTGAGAAGGCTGGCTATGGCGCGATTCGTCCATTGGAGGGTGACGAAGAAGGGGCGGAAGACCTTGAATTGGCCGCCCGGAGGGCCGAAATCCGGAATCAAACGCGGAAATTCGCAGTGGGACTGGCCTTCACCACCCCTTTATTCGCACTCAGCATGGGAAGGGATTTCGGCCTCCTGGGGACCTGGAGTCACGCCCCTTGGGTCAACTGGCTTTTTTTCATTCTGGCCACCCCTGTCCAATTCTATACCGGTCTTGATTACTACCGGGGCGGGTGGAAAAGTCTAAAAAACAAGAGCGCCAATATGGATGTTCTGGTGGCCATGGGATCCTCTGTGGCCTATTTTTACTCCCTGGCCCTGCTCCTCCTTCCCCTCCTCGGGAAACACGTCTATTTTGAGACATCAGCGGTCATCATCACCCTGATCAAGCTGGGCAAGATGCTGGAGTCCCGCACCAAGGGCCGAACCGGGGGTGCCATACGGAAACTCATGGACTTGAGGCCCAAGACCGCCACGATTCTGCAGAACGGAACAGAAAAGGAGATTCCCCTCGCCAGGGTCAAGGTAGGGGATGAACTGATCGTCCGGCCGGGAGAGAGTATCCCTGTGGACGGGGAGATACTGGAAGGAGAAAGCAGCGTTGACGAATCCATGCTGACCGGCGAACCTCTTCCGGTGGACAAGAAACCGGGAGATACTGTAACGGGTGGGACCCTCAACGGAGAAGGCCGCCTCAGGATGCGGGCCACCCGGGTCGGGAAGGACACGGCACTGGCCAATATCATCCGGCTCGTTCAGGAGGCCCAGGGGAGCAAGGCGCCCATTCAGGCCCTGGCCGACCGGGTGGCGGCTGTTTTCGTTCCTTCAGTGATCGGGGCCGCGTTCCTGACCTTCTTGCTCTGGTGGGTCATCGGGGGGGAATTCGTCCACGCCATGATCCGTTTGGTGGCGGTCCTGGTGATCGCCTGTCCATGTGCCCTGGGTCTGGCCACCCCTACGGCCATCATGGCAGGGACCGGTAAGGGAGCTGAGCGGGGCATCCTGTTTAAGAACAGCGAGGCCCTGGAAACAGCCACCCGGCTCGATACCATCGTCCTGGACAAAACCGGAACCATCACGCAGGGAAAACCTTCGGTGGCGGACCTCGTGGTCCTGGGAAACTCTATAAGGGACGAAGAGGAGTTGCTGAAAATAGGGGCCTCAGCTGAAAGGGGATCCGAACATCCCTTGGGCCGAGCCGTCGTGGAAGAGGCGATGAACCGACGTCTGTCTCTCCTGGAGCCAAAGGATTTCAAAGCATTTCGGGGTTCGGGCGTAAAGGCCTTGATCGACGGAAAGGAAGTCCTGATCGGTAAACCGGGCTGGTTCAAAGAGATGGGCCTGGATATCGACCCGGCCATGGAATCCATCCGCAGGCTTCAAGGCCAGGGAAAAACCGTGATGCTGATCTCTCTGGAAGAGACCCCCGTCGGCCTCATCGCCCTGTCCGATAACCCGAAGCCGGAATCCGCCGATGCCGTGGAAGATCTTCACCGTCTGGGGTTGACTACGGTCATGCTCACGGGTGACAACGAGCAGACGGCCAAGACCATCGCCTCCCGGGTGCGTGTCGACGAGGTGGTCGCTGAAGTCCGGCCCGAGGACAAGGCTGCCAAGATCAAAGACCTCCAGGGTAGAGGGAAAAGGGTGGGAATGGTGGGTGACGGTCTCAATGACGCCCCCGCCCTGGCCCAGGCCGACGTGGGGTTTGCCATCGGCACCGGCACGGATGTGGCCATCGAGTCGGGGGACGTCATCCTCGCCAGCGGGAGTCTGAAGGGCATCCCGAAGGCGATCCATCTGAGCCGGGCCACCATGCGAACAATCCGACAGAACCTTTTCTGGGCCTTTTTCTACAATATCATTCTCATTCCCGTGGCTGCGGGCGCCCTTTATCCCCTGGCATTCCTGCCCCGATTCCTAAGGGAACTCCACCCCATCCTCGCTGCCCTTGCCATGGCTGTGAGCAGCATCACGGTGGTCTCCAACAGCCTGCGGCTCTATCGGGGAAGGTAA
- a CDS encoding PAS domain-containing protein, translating into MFRSLKKIGVDIPPWVILASVLILVPIFLFWTIQNIHKQKEQMVLLLLEKGAALIRSFEAGTRTGMMGMMGMHGGRFQLQNLLMETAQQPDIVHLIVTDSRGRILAHNDPSRIGGIYGEKLDLEEVARSDDIRYRQVGDRPGGREVFEVFRRFSPTTVLMGRRNGPMGAPRRHNVPPDFRELKGESDRIIFVGMDMTSLEEARRADNRHTMIMAAILLLIGFTGIFMVFLAQAYRTTRTSLTRIKAFSDNVVENMPIGLVAVDGEGKIASFNQAAESLLNVSAREVLGKKGEEVLPGALWGITNELRKKPRILDGELDCSLGGDRVLPLDVSASVLRGQDGGTWGHLILFRDLSEVRDLKREIERSRRLASLGRLAAGVAHEIRNPLSSIKGFATYFRDRYRENPEDQATADIMIQEVERLNRVITQLLDFARPVTLQKRRISLHSVIQHSLKMVEQQAEHKGIRIDAELSARVNEAWMDPDRINQVLLNLYLNAIEAMEGGGTLSVKVGLDEDDRVTIVVSDTGVGIREEDLAHVFDPYFTTRSSGTGLGLAIVHKIIETHGGEVRVESEKGKGTKVTVVLPTDTPPTRKE; encoded by the coding sequence ATGTTCAGGTCACTTAAAAAAATAGGTGTCGATATTCCCCCTTGGGTGATCCTGGCCTCGGTCTTGATCCTTGTCCCCATCTTTTTGTTCTGGACGATCCAGAATATCCATAAACAGAAGGAACAGATGGTCCTCCTGTTGCTGGAAAAGGGCGCGGCGCTGATTCGATCTTTTGAGGCGGGAACCCGGACCGGTATGATGGGTATGATGGGTATGCATGGCGGGAGATTCCAGCTCCAGAATCTCCTCATGGAGACAGCGCAGCAGCCGGATATCGTTCACCTGATCGTTACGGATTCCAGGGGGAGGATTCTTGCTCACAACGATCCCTCGAGAATCGGAGGCATTTACGGGGAGAAATTGGATCTGGAAGAAGTGGCACGATCCGATGATATACGTTACAGGCAGGTCGGGGATCGGCCGGGAGGTCGGGAGGTTTTCGAAGTTTTTCGGCGCTTTTCTCCCACTACCGTACTGATGGGGAGGCGAAACGGCCCAATGGGCGCCCCACGAAGGCATAACGTTCCTCCGGACTTTCGGGAGCTTAAGGGAGAGTCGGACCGGATCATCTTCGTGGGCATGGACATGACTTCCCTGGAAGAGGCCAGGAGAGCGGACAATCGGCACACGATGATCATGGCGGCCATACTTCTCCTGATCGGTTTTACGGGGATATTCATGGTATTCCTGGCCCAGGCCTACCGGACAACACGCACTTCCCTTACTCGAATCAAGGCCTTTTCAGACAACGTAGTGGAAAACATGCCCATCGGGCTGGTGGCTGTGGATGGGGAGGGAAAGATCGCCTCATTCAACCAGGCCGCCGAATCCCTCCTCAACGTTTCGGCCCGGGAGGTCCTGGGCAAGAAGGGCGAGGAGGTCCTGCCGGGGGCGCTATGGGGAATTACGAATGAGTTGAGGAAAAAACCAAGAATCCTGGACGGGGAACTGGATTGTTCCCTTGGAGGGGACAGGGTCCTTCCCCTGGATGTGAGCGCCTCCGTTCTTAGAGGCCAGGATGGGGGTACGTGGGGGCATCTCATTCTTTTCAGGGATCTTTCGGAGGTGCGGGATCTCAAGCGGGAAATCGAGAGGAGCCGGCGCCTGGCTTCCCTCGGAAGATTGGCGGCTGGTGTGGCCCACGAGATCCGTAATCCGCTGAGTTCCATCAAGGGATTCGCCACTTATTTCAGGGACCGTTACAGGGAAAACCCGGAGGACCAGGCCACGGCGGACATCATGATCCAGGAGGTGGAACGGCTTAACCGTGTTATTACCCAATTGCTGGATTTCGCACGCCCTGTGACCCTCCAGAAACGGCGGATCTCGCTTCATTCAGTGATTCAACATTCACTGAAAATGGTCGAGCAGCAGGCCGAGCACAAGGGGATTCGTATCGATGCAGAACTCTCTGCCCGCGTGAATGAGGCCTGGATGGACCCGGACAGGATCAACCAGGTCCTCCTGAACCTCTACCTCAACGCTATCGAGGCCATGGAAGGGGGGGGAACGCTTTCGGTGAAGGTCGGTCTGGATGAAGATGATCGGGTAACCATCGTGGTGTCGGATACGGGAGTGGGAATCAGGGAGGAAGACCTGGCCCATGTTTTCGATCCATATTTTACGACCCGGTCCTCCGGGACCGGATTGGGGCTTGCGATCGTTCATAAAATCATCGAGACCCACGGGGGAGAAGTGCGCGTTGAAAGCGAGAAGGGAAAGGGGACGAAGGTAACGGTTGTCCTTCCCACGGATACCCCACCCACACGGAAAGAGTGA
- a CDS encoding RNA-binding protein, with amino-acid sequence MNIYIGSLSYDLTESELREAFEAYGAVDSVNIIKDKYTGRSRGFGFVEMPNETEARSAIDGLNGKALKGRTINVNEARPRRDRSHGGMGRNRGPRY; translated from the coding sequence ATGAATATTTACATCGGCAGCCTGTCCTATGATTTGACGGAAAGCGAATTGAGGGAGGCCTTTGAGGCGTATGGGGCCGTTGATTCGGTCAATATCATCAAGGATAAGTACACGGGCAGGTCCAGGGGTTTCGGCTTTGTAGAGATGCCGAATGAGACGGAAGCGCGCTCGGCCATAGATGGCTTGAACGGGAAAGCATTGAAAGGCCGGACCATCAACGTGAACGAGGCCCGCCCTCGCCGGGATCGGTCGCACGGAGGAATGGGACGGAACAGGGGGCCCCGGTATTAA
- a CDS encoding CBS domain-containing protein, translating to MRTIRVKELMVPLSEYATVSEDANLYEAVMALEKAQAEFDQSRYRHRAVLVYDKEGKIVGKLSQHDIIRALEPRYGEIAEAKSIPRWGGFSKSFIKSMVEHYKLWDKPLNDICRKAVELKVKDIMYTPTEGEFVDQDATLNEALHQLIMGHHQSLLVTKGRDIVGILRLTDVFKEVCDAIKTCDL from the coding sequence ATGAGGACGATCCGGGTCAAGGAGTTGATGGTTCCCCTATCGGAGTACGCAACGGTTTCCGAGGACGCCAACCTGTACGAGGCGGTCATGGCCCTGGAGAAGGCCCAGGCGGAATTCGACCAGAGCCGGTACCGGCACCGGGCGGTGCTGGTGTATGACAAGGAGGGCAAGATCGTAGGAAAGCTGAGCCAGCATGATATCATCAGGGCCCTCGAACCCCGGTATGGGGAAATTGCGGAAGCCAAGAGTATCCCAAGGTGGGGTGGCTTTTCGAAAAGCTTTATCAAATCCATGGTGGAACATTACAAACTCTGGGATAAACCCCTGAACGACATCTGCCGGAAGGCCGTGGAACTGAAGGTGAAAGACATCATGTACACCCCAACGGAAGGGGAATTTGTGGATCAAGATGCTACCCTCAACGAGGCCCTGCACCAGTTGATCATGGGACATCACCAGTCACTGCTGGTCACCAAGGGTCGGGATATCGTGGGTATCCTCAGGCTGACGGATGTGTTCAAAGAGGTGTGTGACGCGATCAAGACCTGTGACCTCTAA
- a CDS encoding glycosyltransferase, producing MMDFHSVSIVIPVFNEDENLQELIRRCLDACNEIGKPFEIILVDDGSTDGSPEIITEAAQSSGGKVLGIFLNRNYGQHAAVMAGFEQSRGDIVVTLDADLQNPPEEIPRLVAKIEEGFDVVGSVRVPRQDPLFRRMASCVINKVVQKSTGVMMHDYGCMLRAYSRPIVDAMLMCHERGTFIPVLANCFARNTTEIEVRHENRSRGESKYDLWKLINLQFDLLTSMTTFPLRLLSVIGGGISAVGIGFGGFLLLMRIIHGKDRKHQALVPEFQL from the coding sequence ATGATGGATTTTCATTCCGTTTCCATCGTTATCCCCGTATTCAACGAGGATGAAAACCTCCAGGAGCTCATCAGGCGATGCCTGGATGCATGTAATGAAATAGGGAAGCCCTTTGAGATCATCCTGGTGGACGACGGAAGCACGGATGGGTCCCCGGAGATTATCACCGAGGCGGCACAGAGTTCCGGGGGAAAAGTCCTGGGTATATTCCTGAACAGGAATTACGGCCAGCACGCGGCGGTCATGGCCGGTTTTGAACAGTCCAGGGGCGATATCGTGGTGACCCTGGATGCGGACCTTCAGAATCCCCCGGAGGAGATCCCCAGGCTCGTTGCCAAGATCGAAGAGGGGTTTGACGTGGTAGGCAGTGTCCGTGTCCCCAGGCAGGATCCCCTGTTCCGCAGGATGGCATCCTGTGTGATCAACAAGGTGGTTCAAAAATCCACGGGCGTGATGATGCATGACTATGGATGCATGCTGAGGGCTTACAGTCGCCCTATCGTGGACGCCATGCTTATGTGTCACGAGCGGGGCACCTTTATCCCCGTCCTGGCCAACTGTTTCGCCCGGAACACCACGGAAATCGAGGTCCGTCACGAAAACAGGAGCAGGGGGGAGTCCAAATATGATCTGTGGAAACTCATCAATCTTCAGTTCGACCTGCTCACCAGCATGACGACTTTCCCCCTTCGACTCTTGAGTGTAATCGGGGGAGGCATCTCGGCCGTTGGCATAGGATTCGGAGGATTCCTTCTCCTCATGAGAATCATCCACGGAAAGGATCGAAAGCATCAAGCCTTGGTACCCGAATTTCAACTGTAA
- the mltG gene encoding endolytic transglycosylase MltG — MASGVSKKWAVLSFGLVLFGGLLFLARMFLFIYRPADPVAPLERVLIREGATLSEVATELEHRKILRNRLLFLIWARAKGEGRRIKTGEYLLSASMPPSRILVKLTRGEVMTHAVTIPEGWTRYQIARLLAVKGLVDERHFLSLCNDPGLVKAYGLEGETLEGFLYPDTYHFSLGLPARKIIDVMVKRFLEVIQPLGEAIKRSSLTLREVVTLASIVEKETGRPEERPLIASVFLNRLKRGMRLESDPTVIYGLSHFDGNLTRKDLHRPTPYNTYVIRGLPPGPIANPGLASIRAVLFPERTEYLYFVSKNDGTHHFSKTLREHNRAVSRYQKKRGKGHKKGS, encoded by the coding sequence ATGGCTAGCGGGGTTTCGAAAAAGTGGGCCGTTCTTTCCTTCGGCCTGGTCCTTTTCGGCGGTCTTCTCTTCCTTGCCCGCATGTTCCTCTTCATATATCGCCCGGCTGACCCTGTGGCTCCATTGGAGCGGGTGCTCATCCGGGAAGGCGCTACCCTTTCCGAGGTGGCTACGGAACTGGAGCACCGAAAGATCCTCCGGAATAGGCTGTTATTCCTGATATGGGCACGGGCAAAGGGGGAAGGACGACGGATCAAGACCGGAGAGTACCTGCTGAGCGCCTCAATGCCCCCTTCCCGGATCCTGGTAAAGCTTACCAGGGGCGAGGTGATGACCCATGCCGTTACTATCCCGGAGGGTTGGACCAGGTATCAGATTGCCCGTTTGCTGGCCGTGAAAGGCCTTGTGGACGAAAGGCATTTTCTTTCCCTGTGTAATGATCCCGGCCTGGTTAAGGCGTATGGTCTTGAGGGAGAAACTCTGGAGGGATTTCTCTATCCCGACACATACCATTTTTCCTTAGGGCTTCCCGCCCGCAAAATCATCGACGTGATGGTGAAACGGTTCCTCGAGGTGATTCAACCCCTGGGTGAAGCGATCAAGCGGTCAAGCTTGACCTTGAGGGAGGTGGTGACCCTGGCCTCTATCGTTGAAAAGGAGACCGGGAGGCCGGAGGAGCGGCCCTTGATCGCCAGCGTCTTCTTGAACCGGCTCAAGCGGGGAATGCGCCTGGAAAGCGATCCCACGGTCATATACGGTCTTTCCCATTTCGACGGGAACCTGACGCGGAAAGATCTTCACCGGCCCACACCTTACAACACTTATGTCATCCGGGGACTCCCCCCCGGACCCATCGCCAATCCAGGTCTTGCATCCATCAGGGCCGTCCTTTTCCCCGAACGGACTGAATACCTCTACTTCGTTTCCAAGAACGACGGCACCCACCATTTTTCAAAAACCCTCCGTGAACACAACCGGGCCGTTTCCAGGTACCAGAAAAAGAGGGGAAAAGGACATAAAAAAGGGTCTTGA
- a CDS encoding HD domain-containing protein: protein MPDYIQARKALLPFYRDVPLYEQVEDTRFVLYKPPGITLGEMRISQGRHPEILFLRQSDRLEGIREAQTALNEQLRKDARSGNLVRVKETIVEIVDETLREPRSGSLEGMADTVNILVDSYSEQPDVIRQLIDMSSTDYSTVLHSINVMAFSLLFAFYNGYSRSEAKWLGLSGLLHDVGKTRINKEILVAPRRLTSEEFEEMKRHTTIGYEILKRCRFENEAVSLCALEHHEKLDGSGYPFGKSSISETAQIIGIIDCYEALTNNDRPYRNAMEAFETLGQIIRKDVEAGKCSSRIFSLFVKSLSGK from the coding sequence ATGCCGGACTATATTCAGGCCAGGAAAGCCTTGTTACCGTTTTACCGAGACGTGCCGCTTTATGAACAGGTGGAAGATACCCGCTTCGTGCTCTACAAACCACCAGGGATCACCTTGGGAGAGATGCGGATAAGCCAGGGCAGGCACCCGGAAATTCTTTTCCTGAGACAGTCGGATCGGCTTGAAGGGATCCGTGAGGCCCAAACCGCCTTGAATGAGCAGTTGAGAAAGGATGCGAGGTCCGGCAATCTCGTCAGGGTGAAGGAAACGATCGTGGAAATCGTGGATGAAACTCTCCGGGAACCAAGGAGCGGGAGCCTGGAGGGTATGGCCGATACGGTGAACATTCTTGTCGACAGTTATTCGGAGCAGCCGGACGTCATCAGGCAATTGATCGATATGTCTTCAACGGACTATTCCACCGTGCTTCATTCCATCAATGTCATGGCTTTTTCATTGCTCTTCGCATTTTACAATGGATACAGCCGGAGCGAGGCCAAGTGGCTGGGCCTGAGCGGCCTGCTCCATGATGTGGGAAAGACTCGGATCAACAAAGAGATCCTTGTTGCTCCCCGCAGATTGACTTCCGAGGAATTCGAAGAGATGAAAAGGCACACGACGATAGGATATGAAATCCTCAAAAGATGCCGGTTCGAAAATGAAGCCGTCAGCCTCTGCGCCCTTGAACACCACGAGAAACTGGATGGGAGCGGCTACCCTTTCGGGAAGAGCTCTATCTCAGAAACGGCGCAGATTATCGGCATCATTGATTGTTATGAGGCCTTGACCAATAATGACCGCCCTTACAGGAATGCCATGGAGGCATTCGAGACCCTGGGACAGATCATTCGAAAAGACGTGGAAGCAGGTAAATGCAGCTCCCGGATATTTTCTCTTTTCGTGAAAAGCCTGAGCGGCAAGTAG
- a CDS encoding sigma-54-dependent Fis family transcriptional regulator: MDKKSTILIVDDDAAHRTMLRTLLGGWGYEILEAEDGDRAVEMARRQAFDLILMDIRMVRVSGLEALREIKAYNPAIPVIIMTAYSSVETALEALKNGAYDYLTKPLDFDELRMAMERAMDHTHLKEENRLLRERLGNSLDRRNIIGRSPAMVRLLETVAQVAPTEATVLITGESGTGKEVIAGAVHYNSLRKEGPFVKVNCAAITETLLESELFGHERGAFTGAHRRKEGRFVQADGGTLFLDEISEMSLAMQAKLLRVLQDMEITRVGGEEVLKVDVRIIAATNKDLLREIQEGRFREDLYYRLNVVTLYLPPLRERREDIPLLAQHFLDVFSRKNQKVIKGFTPQAMDRLIKYDWPGNVRELMNAVERGVILGRDEYLGVEDFPLIPRDPPAENGPEGREEIPADLPLEEVEKATILKTLELTGGNKSEAARRLGITRKTLHKKLKKYGVMN, encoded by the coding sequence ATGGACAAGAAAAGCACCATTCTGATCGTTGATGACGACGCGGCCCACCGGACTATGCTCAGGACCCTCCTGGGCGGATGGGGCTACGAGATCCTGGAGGCGGAAGACGGCGATAGGGCCGTTGAGATGGCCCGCCGACAGGCCTTCGACCTGATCCTGATGGACATCCGGATGGTCAGGGTTTCAGGCCTTGAGGCCCTTCGGGAGATCAAGGCTTATAACCCGGCCATCCCCGTGATCATTATGACCGCTTACTCCTCCGTGGAGACCGCCCTTGAGGCCCTGAAAAACGGTGCTTATGATTATCTCACCAAGCCCCTGGATTTCGACGAGCTTCGCATGGCCATGGAACGGGCCATGGATCACACCCACCTGAAGGAGGAAAACAGGCTTCTCAGGGAGCGGCTGGGGAATTCCCTTGATCGCAGGAACATCATCGGTCGGAGTCCGGCGATGGTGCGTCTTTTGGAGACGGTGGCCCAGGTGGCGCCCACAGAGGCCACTGTGTTGATCACAGGGGAGTCGGGAACGGGGAAGGAGGTTATCGCAGGCGCCGTCCATTACAACAGCCTCCGGAAGGAAGGCCCTTTCGTCAAGGTCAATTGCGCGGCCATCACCGAAACCCTGCTGGAATCCGAACTCTTCGGGCATGAAAGGGGTGCATTTACCGGGGCTCACCGCAGGAAAGAGGGCCGCTTCGTCCAGGCCGACGGCGGCACTCTGTTCCTGGACGAGATCAGCGAAATGTCCTTGGCCATGCAGGCGAAACTCCTGAGGGTCCTTCAGGACATGGAGATCACGCGCGTGGGGGGCGAGGAGGTTTTGAAGGTGGATGTGAGGATCATCGCGGCCACCAACAAGGATCTCCTCCGGGAGATCCAGGAGGGGCGGTTCCGGGAGGATCTTTACTACCGGTTAAACGTGGTGACCTTGTACCTGCCCCCCCTACGGGAAAGACGGGAGGATATTCCCCTCCTGGCCCAGCATTTCCTGGATGTTTTTTCAAGGAAGAACCAAAAGGTGATCAAGGGATTCACTCCCCAGGCCATGGACCGGCTCATCAAGTACGATTGGCCTGGAAACGTGAGGGAGCTCATGAACGCTGTGGAAAGGGGGGTGATCCTTGGAAGGGACGAATACCTCGGAGTGGAGGATTTTCCCCTGATTCCCAGGGATCCCCCGGCGGAGAACGGCCCTGAGGGAAGGGAGGAAATTCCGGCAGATCTGCCCCTGGAGGAGGTGGAGAAGGCAACGATCCTGAAAACCCTTGAACTCACCGGGGGAAACAAGAGCGAGGCCGCGAGGCGGCTGGGGATCACCCGGAAAACCCTGCATAAGAAACTCAAGAAATACGGTGTGATGAATTGA
- a CDS encoding Spy/CpxP family protein refolding chaperone, with protein MKRLAIVAAILALAAIIVVPAMADGPRWGARGRMMSQAWGPGNRPAFGGYAGAYGNLTDEQRKQLEDLSRKFYDETAQIRNQLWTKRGELNILLNGSEPDESKAMTLQKEISELRAKLADARIRYALEARKIAPDARPGWGGYGMGARGHHMWNFGPGQGRMWGGHGPGRSWN; from the coding sequence ATGAAAAGACTTGCCATCGTAGCAGCGATTCTCGCACTGGCCGCAATCATCGTTGTTCCCGCCATGGCTGATGGTCCCCGCTGGGGAGCCCGCGGGCGCATGATGAGCCAGGCCTGGGGCCCCGGCAATCGTCCTGCCTTTGGCGGATATGCAGGTGCTTACGGCAATCTGACGGATGAACAGAGGAAACAACTGGAGGACCTTTCCAGGAAATTCTATGACGAAACCGCTCAGATCAGGAACCAACTCTGGACCAAGAGGGGTGAACTCAACATCCTGCTGAACGGCTCTGAACCGGATGAGTCCAAGGCCATGACCCTTCAAAAGGAGATCAGTGAGTTGAGGGCCAAGCTGGCTGATGCCAGGATCCGATACGCCCTGGAAGCCAGAAAGATCGCTCCTGACGCCCGGCCCGGATGGGGAGGGTACGGCATGGGCGCCCGTGGTCACCATATGTGGAATTTCGGTCCCGGCCAGGGCCGGATGTGGGGAGGGCACGGGCCCGGCAGAAGCTGGAACTGA
- a CDS encoding heavy-metal-associated domain-containing protein: MERKKFSIPNITCGHCVMTIQRELGELEGVSKVEGDPSRKEIEVEWDSPATLEKIKATLEEINYPAG, encoded by the coding sequence ATGGAAAGAAAAAAGTTTTCCATCCCCAACATCACCTGTGGTCATTGTGTTATGACCATCCAGAGGGAACTAGGGGAACTGGAAGGGGTATCGAAGGTCGAGGGAGACCCCTCCAGGAAGGAAATCGAGGTCGAATGGGATTCACCGGCCACCCTGGAGAAAATCAAGGCGACCCTGGAGGAGATCAATTATCCGGCCGGCTAG